The nucleotide window GCACCCGGGACGGTCGTCGAGCCATGACGGACCCGTTCGCCGTCTTCGACGATCACGATCGAACACTGTGGGTCGACGCCGTCGCGGACGCCATCGAAGCGCGCGATCCCGACGAGCCGATCGTCATCAAAGGCGGCGTCTCGCCGTCGGGCGTCCCCCACATCGGCCACGCCAACGAGATCCTCCGCGGCGCGTTCGTCGCCGAGCGGTTGCGCGAGCGCGGCCACGACGTTCGACAGCTGTTCACGACCGACGATCGCGACCGCTTGCGGGCCGTCCCGCGGACGCTCGCGACGCTCGACGGTGAGATCGTCGGCCTCGACGCCGTCGACGCGGGCGCGCTCGGGCGGAATCTCGGGCGGCCCTACACCGACGTGCCAGATCCGTTCGGCTGCTGTGACTCGTATGGCGCACACTTCACGCAGATCCTCGAATCGATCGCCGACCGGTTGGGCGTCTCGATGGAGGTGGTCTCGAACACCGCGAGCTACGAAGCGGGCGATTTCGACGACGCCATCGAGACGGTGCTGGGCGATCTCGACCGGGCGCGATCGGTGCTCGGCGAGTACCAGGACGGCGTCGGCGAGGAGACGATCCCGTTTCAGGCGCTGTGTGAGTCCTGTGGGATCCTGACCGACGGGATCGAGTCAGTCGATCTCGATGCTGGGACGGTCACGTACACCTGCGAGGACCTCACCGTCGGCGATCAGACGATCGAGGGGTGTGGCCACGAGGGTCAGGCCGCGCTCTCGGAGGGGAAGTTACCCTGGCGATTCGAGTGGCCCGCCCAGTGGGCGCTGTACGGCGTCGATTTCGAGCCGTTCGGCAAGGATCACGCCGAAGGGTCCTGGCCCAGCGGGGAGCACGTCGCACGCGATGTCTTCGACATCGATCCGCCCGTGCCGATGGTCTACGAGTGGTTCACCGTCGACGGCGACGCGCTGTCCTCCTCCAGCGGGACGATCGTCACCGTCGACGAAGTGCTCGACGTGCTCGAACCCGAGGTCGTCCGGTATTTCTTCCTCAAAGACCCCACGACCCAGCGGGACTTCTCGATCGCACATCTCGACCAGTTGGTCGACGAATTCGACCGCCTGGAAGCCGTCTACCACGGAGCGGCGGAGGCCGACGAGGACGAACGGGCGTACGCCGAGCAGGCCTATCCCCTCCTGGTCGAGGATCCGGACGCCGAACGCGTGCGGATCCCGTATACGTTCGCCGCTGTGCTCGCGATGACCGACGATCCCGAACTCAGAGAGACGATCGCGCGCCGCGAGGGCCACATTCCCGACGACGCCAGCGACGCGGTCGTCGACGACGCGCTCGCGCGGGTCGAACGCGCTCGCGAATGGACCCGCCGGACCGACAACGCGTTCAACTACGATCTCAAGCGCCAGGAGCGCCCGGCGGTCGATCTCACGCCCGGCGTCGGTGCCGCGCTCGACCGGATCGCTGACGCCGTCGCGAGCGAGGCCGACGGTGAGCACATCCAGGAAGAGATCTACGAGGCCGCCGACAGCGAGGGCGTCGAGGTCCAGGCCGTCTTCGAGGCCGCCTACCGCCTGCTGTTCGACAAACCCGAGGGCCCGCGACTCGGGCCCTTCCTCGCGGCGCTCGACCGGGCGTTCGTCGTCGACCGATTGCGACGCGAGGCCTGAACCCACCCCCGATCGAACGGTTTAATCCGGTGAGGCCGTGACGTACTGACATGGTCGATTTCAATCCGGTGCTGTGGGGGATCGTGGCGGTCCTTCTCGGATTCATCTTTTTCGTGTATCTGTTTATCCGACGTATCGTCACGAGTTTCTTCGAGGGGATGCGCGGCGGGAAGTAGCGTCGCCCTTGCGACGGGAAGTAGCGTCGCCCTTGCGACGGGAAGTAGCGTCGTCTCTGCGCGACAGCGCGAAGTAGCGTCGCCCGGGGAACCAGTCGCCCGCGCGGCGAAACTCGTTTGAGCGTGCCGGCAGTGGCGGCGGTATGGACCCCCGGATTCGCGAACACGCACAGATCGTCGTCGATCACTCCGTCGGGATCGAGGCGGGCGACGAGGTCGTCATCGACGCTCACCCCGTCGCCGACGACCTCGTCACGGCGCTCGTCGAGGCCTGCGCCGAGCGCGGGGCCCACCCGCTCGTGATCCAGGAACGCCTCGGCAAGCGCTTTCTGCGATCGTATCTCCGGAACTTCGAGGGCGCATTCGAGACGCCCGAGCACGTTCGGGCGCTCTACGAGGCGATGGACGCCTACATCGCGATCCGCGGTGGGGCGAACGCCACCGAGACCGCAGACGTCGATCCCGACCGCCGGAGTGCCTACGACCGGGCGATGCAGCCACTCCTCGAAGAGCGTCTGGGCAAACAGTGGTGTCTCACGCAGTACCCCTCGGACTCGCAGGCCCAACTCGCGGGCATGAGCACCGAAGCCTACGAGACGTTCGTCTGGGACGCCGTCCAGCAGGACTGGGCCGCCGTCCACGAGCGCCAGGAGCAACTGGTCGACGTGCTCGAAGCGGGCGACGAGGTCCACCTCCAGGTCGGCGAGGAGACCGATCTCCGCCTGTCGATCACGGACAATCCCGCTCAGAACGACTCGGGCGAGCACAACCTCCCCGGCGGCGAGGTGTTCACGGCCCCGATTCCGGACAGCGTCGAGGGCCGCGTGCACTTCGACAAGCCGCTCTACCACCAGGGGCGAGAGGTCACCGACGTCCGCCTCGAATTCGAAGACGGCGAGGTCGTCGAGCATTCCGCCGGCAAGAACGAGAGCGTGCTCACCGAGGTGCTGGAAACCGATCCGGGCGCGCGCCGGATCGGTGAACTCGGGATCGGGACGAACCGCGACATCGACCGCTTTACGTACAACATGCTGTTCGACGAGAAGATGGGCGAGACGGTCCACCTCGCGGTCGGGCGGGCGTACGCGGACTGTGTCGCTGAGGCGAACGAGCGCAACGATTCGGCGGTCCACGTCGATATGATCGCCGACACGAGCGAGGACGCACTCATCGAGGTCGACGGCGACGTGATCCAGCGCGACGGGACCTTCTGGTACGAGGACGGGTTCGAGGGCTAGCGCGGGTGCGGTGGTGGTGGGGTTGTTTGGTCGGCATACGGTGAGCGAAGCAAGACTTGATCGGTGCGAGACGCGAAAGAAGTTTCAATACCAAACATAACCCATTTTATGCTCTCGGCAATCAGCTCAATTACGGTGATTCGCGGTCGGAGTGGGTACAAGACGCCATTCGGCTAAAATTGAACATTCTTGAAGCCAAAAGCGGCGAAAAGGCCGACCAAAGAGTTTACGAGTTCGTCTTCGAACAGTTCAGCGTGAAAAGGACAGACCCCATAAATAATTACTGTTATAATGTTTCCCACAATGTTTTATCATAGATTAATGTATACCTATATGATTATGAAGTGCTATTCAATATCAAATATCTTAGATAGGTCGATCTCAGCCGGTTTTTGCGAAATATCGTCCGGAATGGCTTCAACTTCTGATGGCTCAAGCCGCGCGATTCCAAATTCAGGAAAATAATTATCTTGATGTAGAGGTGTATTTCTAATGGGTCGTTCGATTCCCACATCAGCTTCATCCATAATTTTTAATAATTCACGTATATTCATCTGATACTCTTGAAGCTGGCCAGACTTGAGTGCAATAGGTCCAGCAGCCTTTGAAAAATTCAAAGAGTCTGGATTTGCATTATTCATTGTCCTAATGTGGTTGTATAAGTCTGAATTTGAGATATTCTCCAACAATTCGACCATTTGCGGATCCATGACCCTTCCATAGGTGCCCAATACATCCTCAATATCATTAGATAGCTTTTCATGACTTATATTTAACCACTCTATCCAAGGTCTTTTTCCGCTTGTTGAATCTTCTGCAGACCAATCCGCATTCCCAATAGTTTCTGACAAATCCCGATTATACAATTCAATCCACGTTTGAGGCAATTCACCGAATTTAGTTCTTTTACCTGCAGTATACAGATGTGACATCATAACCAAATGGTCGGCCAGAGATTCACTCAATTGATCTAACGCAATCTGACGAATTTTATTTTCTTTGTTTAGTTCTTTTTTGTATAGTTCTCTGCGCACAACTAATGACGTTAAGAAAGACGCAAACAACGCTAAATTGAGTTGTCCCAACATATTTATCACATTTGTAGGCATATATTTGGTGCCAGCCACCGTAGTGACAAATACCAATATAATTACAGATAAAAGAATGAGATATGGCCTGTCTTCATCATCTAAGAGTGTCATGTGGGTGTGTATCGCCCATTCCTAATTAAAACTGGTCTTGAATAATTGTTGGTTGGACTAGCTATTTTGCATCCGACCTAAGATCAACGAGCCGATCGGGCAATTTTTACCCATTGAGACCAGTCTCGAACAGTCATACTCGGAGATCCCAACTCAGGGATCCCCTCATCGGGGTCGTTGCTCACACCCGTCGCTTCAAAGAATTCGAGCGAGCCACCGAAAGTTTGACATAGGAGGTATTGAACTCACAATCACACTAATCACTTCGCTCGCGGTCTCACCGTTCGCATTCGGAGGCTCTAGTTCGTTCGAGATCCTCTTTGCCCGTTCCCTGATTCGAATCCCCGATGGACCGCCCGCATACGGCGGCCGCAGGCCGCCGTTTCACTGCGAGCGGGCCTGTGGCCCGCGAGCAGGTCTTTTTGGTCCAGCTTTTTCGAGGAGTGGTCGCCGAAGGCGACCCGACGACGAAAAAGGTGGTCGGGCACGGTGGGATTCGAACCACGGTCACTCCACTCGCTTCGCTCGTTCCGTTCCCTGATTCGAATCCCCTGCGTGCCGGTTCGCTCCCGATGGTCGCTGCACGGGCACGGTGGGATTCGAACCCACGACCGTCGGATTAGAAGTCCGACGCTCTGTCCGACTGAGCTACGTGCCCCCTGGCCGAGGATTCGCGTGGCAATGCAAAAACCGTGTGGATCGCCGGCCCGTACGCGGGCCGATCACCGCCCGGTGGGGCCATCGCGTCGCGATTAACTCGCTTCCTCTCTGGAGCGCGCGTCCGCGACGGCGAAGGCGAACGTGCTCGCGAGGCCGAGCATGAGCCCCGCCGTCACCATCACGAACAGGTAGTTCTGGGTGGCCGACCCGGTGATCCACCCGCTGGCGGCGTGGATCGCGCCCGCGATCGCGACGATGTAAAACGGCGCGTTGAGGTGTCGCCACTCGAAGGTGCCCCGGAGATAGCCGTCGACGACGCGGCCCGAACTGCTGACGATGCCGGCGGCGGCGATCCAGACGACGGCGGCGTTGACGACCGCCGCGAGGCGACGCCCGACGACGAACACGTCGAGTTCCGTCGGCGGTGGCGCGAGTTCGTTCACGCCGATGACGACGCCGACGATGCCGAGCAGGCCCGCGACCAGCGAGGTGATGAGCGTCACCCGACCGGCATAGAGTGCGGACTGCAGTTGGTCGACGGCCTCGTCGAGACGCTGTTCG belongs to Halococcoides cellulosivorans and includes:
- the lysS gene encoding lysine--tRNA ligase: MTDPFAVFDDHDRTLWVDAVADAIEARDPDEPIVIKGGVSPSGVPHIGHANEILRGAFVAERLRERGHDVRQLFTTDDRDRLRAVPRTLATLDGEIVGLDAVDAGALGRNLGRPYTDVPDPFGCCDSYGAHFTQILESIADRLGVSMEVVSNTASYEAGDFDDAIETVLGDLDRARSVLGEYQDGVGEETIPFQALCESCGILTDGIESVDLDAGTVTYTCEDLTVGDQTIEGCGHEGQAALSEGKLPWRFEWPAQWALYGVDFEPFGKDHAEGSWPSGEHVARDVFDIDPPVPMVYEWFTVDGDALSSSSGTIVTVDEVLDVLEPEVVRYFFLKDPTTQRDFSIAHLDQLVDEFDRLEAVYHGAAEADEDERAYAEQAYPLLVEDPDAERVRIPYTFAAVLAMTDDPELRETIARREGHIPDDASDAVVDDALARVERAREWTRRTDNAFNYDLKRQERPAVDLTPGVGAALDRIADAVASEADGEHIQEEIYEAADSEGVEVQAVFEAAYRLLFDKPEGPRLGPFLAALDRAFVVDRLRREA
- a CDS encoding DUF7859 family protein, which encodes MVDFNPVLWGIVAVLLGFIFFVYLFIRRIVTSFFEGMRGGK
- a CDS encoding aminopeptidase, whose translation is MDPRIREHAQIVVDHSVGIEAGDEVVIDAHPVADDLVTALVEACAERGAHPLVIQERLGKRFLRSYLRNFEGAFETPEHVRALYEAMDAYIAIRGGANATETADVDPDRRSAYDRAMQPLLEERLGKQWCLTQYPSDSQAQLAGMSTEAYETFVWDAVQQDWAAVHERQEQLVDVLEAGDEVHLQVGEETDLRLSITDNPAQNDSGEHNLPGGEVFTAPIPDSVEGRVHFDKPLYHQGREVTDVRLEFEDGEVVEHSAGKNESVLTEVLETDPGARRIGELGIGTNRDIDRFTYNMLFDEKMGETVHLAVGRAYADCVAEANERNDSAVHVDMIADTSEDALIEVDGDVIQRDGTFWYEDGFEG